Proteins encoded in a region of the Streptomyces sp. NBC_01298 genome:
- a CDS encoding M48 family metallopeptidase: protein MTGTGFDKAPARDRKRFPGISSRAYEHPADRSALVALRKLTGFDTVFKALSGLLPERSLRLLFLSDSVRVGETQFPHLHAMLLDACYILDLEKVPQMYVQQDPKPNAMCIGLDEPIIVVTTALVELLDEEEMRAVVGHEVGHALSGHAVYRTILLFLTTLALKVAWIPLGNVAIMGLVTALREWFRKSELSADRAGLLVGQDVHASMRGLMKLAGGNHLHEMNVDAFLAQAEEYEQGGDLRDSVLKILNLLPRTHPFTTVRAAELKKWSQNRDHQRIMDGHYPRREDDKDTSVTDSFRQSAAHYADTVRTSKDPLMKLVGDIAGGTADLGGKLRDRFTGAAGGASGSGGSGSGSGEDRGTGKDTGKGGATEQG, encoded by the coding sequence ATGACAGGGACGGGCTTCGACAAGGCACCGGCGCGGGACCGAAAGAGGTTCCCCGGTATTTCCTCACGGGCGTACGAGCATCCGGCGGACCGGTCCGCGCTCGTGGCCCTGCGCAAGCTGACCGGCTTCGACACGGTCTTCAAGGCACTGAGCGGGCTGCTGCCCGAGCGCAGTCTGCGCCTGCTCTTCCTGTCTGACTCCGTCCGGGTGGGTGAGACGCAGTTCCCGCACCTGCACGCGATGCTCCTGGACGCCTGCTACATCCTGGACCTGGAGAAGGTCCCGCAGATGTACGTGCAGCAGGACCCGAAGCCCAATGCCATGTGCATCGGGCTGGACGAGCCGATCATCGTGGTCACCACGGCCCTCGTCGAGCTCCTCGACGAGGAGGAGATGCGGGCGGTGGTGGGCCACGAGGTGGGCCACGCCCTGTCGGGGCACGCCGTGTACCGCACGATCCTGCTGTTCCTGACGACCCTGGCGCTCAAGGTCGCGTGGATCCCGCTGGGCAATGTGGCGATCATGGGGCTCGTGACGGCGCTGCGCGAGTGGTTCCGCAAGTCGGAGCTGTCCGCGGACCGCGCGGGGCTGCTGGTGGGGCAGGACGTGCACGCCTCGATGCGCGGACTGATGAAGCTCGCGGGCGGCAACCACCTCCACGAGATGAATGTCGACGCCTTCCTCGCCCAGGCCGAGGAGTACGAGCAGGGCGGCGACCTGCGCGACTCCGTGCTGAAGATCCTCAACCTGCTGCCCCGGACGCACCCCTTCACGACGGTGCGGGCGGCCGAGCTGAAGAAGTGGTCGCAGAACCGGGACCACCAGCGGATCATGGACGGCCACTACCCGCGGCGCGAGGACGACAAGGACACCTCGGTGACCGACTCCTTCCGGCAGTCCGCCGCGCACTACGCCGACACGGTGCGCACGAGCAAGGACCCGCTGATGAAGCTGGTCGGCGACATCGCCGGCGGTACGGCGGACCTCGGCGGCAAGCTGCGGGACCGGTTCACGGGCGCCGCGGGCGGCGCTTCGGGCTCAGGCGGCAGCGGCAGCGGCAGCGGCGAGGACCGGGGTACCGGCAAGGACACCGGCAAGGGCGGGGCTACGGAGCAGGGCTGA